One window of the Hyperolius riggenbachi isolate aHypRig1 chromosome 5, aHypRig1.pri, whole genome shotgun sequence genome contains the following:
- the NTAQ1 gene encoding protein N-terminal glutamine amidohydrolase isoform X1, whose product MQSPEPFSTALPARPDCCYTSCYCEENVWKLCEYVRQRGERPLEEFYAVFLSNENRMIPIWKQKSSRADAPVIWDYHVILLQVCSEGQRLIYDLDTELPFPCPCHVYIKEALRSDANIRKDFRRKLRVIQADEFLRTFASDRSHMKDADNKWKKPPPPYPCIQTAVSSMNLDDFISMEPAVGYGTVYTLQEFTEQFDSPG is encoded by the exons ATGCAGAGCCCGGAGCCtttctccacagccctgccagccCGCCCAGACTGCTGCTACACCAGCTGCTACTG TGAAGAAAATGTGTGGAAGCTGTGCGAGTACGTCCGGCAGAGGGGGGAAAGACCGCTGGAAGAATTCTATGCTGTTTTCCTGTCTAATGAAAACAGGATG ATACCGATTTGGAAACAGAAGTCCAGCAGGGCAGATGCACCTGTGATATGG GATTATCATGTGATTTTACTACAGGTGTGCAGTGAAGGCCAGAGGCTAATCTATGACCTGGATACTGAGCTGCCCTTTCCCTGCCCCTGTCATGTATACATTAAGGAAGCTCTCCGCTCTGATGCCAACATCCGCAAGGACTTCAGGAG AAAACTTCGGGTAATACAGGCAGATGAGTTCCTCAGGACTTTCGCTTCCGACCGCTCCCATATGAAAGATGCAGATAATAAATGGAAGAAGCCGCCTCCTCCTTACCCTTGTATCCAAACTGCAG TCTCCTCAATGAACCTGGATGACTTCATCAGCATGGAGCCGGCGGTGGGTTACGGCACGGTATACACCCTGCAGGAGTTTACAGAACAGTTTGACTCTCCTGGATGA
- the NTAQ1 gene encoding protein N-terminal glutamine amidohydrolase isoform X2 has product MQSPEPFSTALPARPDCCYTSCYCEENVWKLCEYVRQRGERPLEEFYAVFLSNENRMDYHVILLQVCSEGQRLIYDLDTELPFPCPCHVYIKEALRSDANIRKDFRRKLRVIQADEFLRTFASDRSHMKDADNKWKKPPPPYPCIQTAVSSMNLDDFISMEPAVGYGTVYTLQEFTEQFDSPG; this is encoded by the exons ATGCAGAGCCCGGAGCCtttctccacagccctgccagccCGCCCAGACTGCTGCTACACCAGCTGCTACTG TGAAGAAAATGTGTGGAAGCTGTGCGAGTACGTCCGGCAGAGGGGGGAAAGACCGCTGGAAGAATTCTATGCTGTTTTCCTGTCTAATGAAAACAGGATG GATTATCATGTGATTTTACTACAGGTGTGCAGTGAAGGCCAGAGGCTAATCTATGACCTGGATACTGAGCTGCCCTTTCCCTGCCCCTGTCATGTATACATTAAGGAAGCTCTCCGCTCTGATGCCAACATCCGCAAGGACTTCAGGAG AAAACTTCGGGTAATACAGGCAGATGAGTTCCTCAGGACTTTCGCTTCCGACCGCTCCCATATGAAAGATGCAGATAATAAATGGAAGAAGCCGCCTCCTCCTTACCCTTGTATCCAAACTGCAG TCTCCTCAATGAACCTGGATGACTTCATCAGCATGGAGCCGGCGGTGGGTTACGGCACGGTATACACCCTGCAGGAGTTTACAGAACAGTTTGACTCTCCTGGATGA